Proteins encoded in a region of the Nitrospira sp. genome:
- a CDS encoding YciI family protein, which produces MRFMIIVKATKESEAGVIQNAQLLTEMGEYNEGLVNAGVMLAGEGLQPSSKGAPVRAPENRLCPESI; this is translated from the coding sequence ATGCGATTCATGATCATTGTCAAAGCTACGAAGGAGTCGGAAGCCGGGGTGATACAGAACGCGCAGTTGTTGACGGAGATGGGCGAATACAACGAAGGATTGGTGAACGCGGGCGTGATGCTCGCGGGCGAAGGGCTTCAACCAAGTTCGAAGGGCGCGCCTGTGCGTGCCCCAGAAAACCGCTTGTGTCCAGAATCAATCTGA
- a CDS encoding VOC family protein, with amino-acid sequence MHIQPYLFFNGRAEEALHFYTQAVGAEVTTLMRFKDSPEGSPTDMTPKSWSDKVMHANVRIGDTQVMASDGCSQEPLGFHGFSLSLSVGTVAEADKCFTALADGGKVDMPLSETFWSPRFGMLTDRFGVAWMIGLFDDKTKVA; translated from the coding sequence ATGCACATTCAACCTTATCTGTTTTTCAACGGACGGGCGGAGGAGGCGCTCCATTTCTATACTCAGGCGGTCGGCGCCGAAGTCACCACGCTGATGCGCTTCAAGGATAGTCCTGAAGGCTCCCCCACCGACATGACTCCGAAAAGCTGGAGCGACAAAGTGATGCATGCCAATGTTCGCATCGGTGATACGCAGGTGATGGCTTCGGACGGTTGTAGCCAGGAACCGTTGGGCTTTCACGGGTTTTCGCTCTCTCTATCCGTCGGTACGGTCGCGGAGGCCGACAAATGCTTCACAGCGTTGGCCGACGGAGGCAAGGTGGATATGCCGCTCAGCGAAACATTTTGGTCCCCTCGATTCGGTATGCTCACGGATCGTTTTGGCGTGGCCTGGATGATCGGCCTGTTCGACGACAAGACAAAGGTTGCATAA
- a CDS encoding DUF1579 domain-containing protein, with protein sequence MQLKPLAVTTLCIMLTGWPVFAKEKKHERAMDPQQMMEIWKQLAQPGEPHKLFATLAGSWTTQTKEWMEPGKPPTESTGTAEMKMLLDGRFLYQEYNAQMMGQPFSGIGIDGYDNLTKKYVTAWIDTMGTGIFFMEGTASPDGKTITLRGSHPEPGGGKMTHRAVWKIADANNPTFEMYGAHGKQKETKFLEIIYSRKP encoded by the coding sequence ATGCAGTTGAAACCCTTGGCAGTGACCACATTGTGCATCATGCTGACCGGCTGGCCGGTTTTCGCCAAAGAGAAGAAGCATGAAAGAGCGATGGACCCACAGCAGATGATGGAGATCTGGAAGCAATTGGCGCAGCCCGGTGAGCCGCACAAGCTGTTCGCGACATTGGCCGGCAGTTGGACGACCCAGACCAAGGAGTGGATGGAGCCGGGCAAACCTCCGACGGAATCCACCGGCACGGCGGAGATGAAAATGTTGCTCGATGGGCGATTTCTCTATCAAGAGTACAACGCCCAAATGATGGGGCAGCCCTTCTCTGGGATCGGGATCGATGGGTACGATAATCTGACCAAGAAATACGTGACCGCCTGGATCGATACCATGGGGACCGGCATTTTCTTCATGGAAGGCACGGCGAGCCCCGACGGTAAGACCATTACGCTGCGAGGCTCACATCCTGAGCCGGGCGGCGGCAAGATGACGCATCGTGCGGTCTGGAAAATTGCCGACGCCAACAACCCTACGTTCGAGATGTACGGTGCCCACGGAAAGCAAAAAGAAACGAAATTTCTGGAGATCATCTACAGCAGGAAACCGTAA
- a CDS encoding exo-alpha-sialidase yields the protein MSSVRLLVGTKKGAFILTSDGTRKRWEVQGPHFGGWELYHLNASPADPDRIYASQTSSWFGQVIQRSDDGGKTWNPPGTKPEDLMGSDGAPKGASNMFLYDGSTETGQPLTTHQWYDGTQRPWEFKRVWHLEPSMTDPDTLYAGVEDAALFKSTDGGKTWLELAGLRSTKGQLWQPGAGGMCLHTILLNTGQPDRMFVAISAAGVFRSDDAGQTWRPTNKGLRSKYELPDPDAEVGHCVHCIAIHPERPQVLFMQKHWDVLRSDDAGESWQEISGDLPSDFGFPIAVHAHEPDTVYVVPIKSDSEHYPPEGKLRVYRSKTGGNDWEALTKGLPQQDCYVNVLRDAMAVDEIDPCGIYFGTTGGQVYGSADGGDSWEPIVRDLPAVLSVEVQTLP from the coding sequence ATGAGCAGCGTACGACTGCTGGTCGGCACCAAAAAGGGGGCGTTCATTCTGACATCGGACGGCACGCGCAAACGATGGGAGGTGCAAGGCCCTCACTTCGGCGGATGGGAGCTGTACCACCTGAACGCCTCGCCGGCCGATCCGGATCGCATCTATGCCTCCCAAACCAGCAGTTGGTTCGGCCAGGTGATCCAGCGGTCGGACGACGGCGGCAAGACCTGGAACCCACCAGGCACCAAACCAGAGGACCTCATGGGATCGGATGGCGCGCCAAAAGGCGCAAGCAATATGTTTCTCTACGACGGCTCTACGGAAACCGGTCAACCGCTCACGACGCACCAATGGTACGACGGCACGCAGCGTCCTTGGGAATTCAAACGGGTCTGGCACCTTGAACCGTCCATGACTGATCCCGACACCCTGTACGCCGGTGTGGAGGACGCGGCGCTCTTCAAGTCCACGGACGGCGGCAAGACCTGGCTGGAACTGGCCGGGCTGCGCAGCACCAAGGGGCAGCTCTGGCAACCGGGTGCCGGCGGCATGTGTCTGCACACCATCTTGCTGAATACAGGACAGCCGGACCGCATGTTCGTCGCGATCTCGGCCGCAGGCGTCTTTCGTAGCGACGACGCGGGGCAGACGTGGCGGCCCACCAACAAAGGCCTACGGTCGAAGTACGAGCTGCCCGATCCGGATGCTGAGGTCGGTCACTGTGTACACTGCATCGCGATCCATCCTGAGCGACCACAGGTCCTGTTCATGCAAAAACACTGGGATGTGCTGCGGAGCGACGACGCCGGCGAGTCGTGGCAGGAAATCAGCGGCGACCTGCCGAGCGATTTCGGGTTTCCCATCGCCGTCCATGCTCACGAGCCCGACACGGTCTATGTCGTGCCGATCAAGAGCGACTCCGAACATTATCCGCCGGAAGGGAAGTTACGTGTATACCGGAGCAAGACGGGCGGAAACGACTGGGAAGCACTCACCAAGGGCCTGCCGCAACAGGATTGCTACGTCAATGTCTTACGCGATGCAATGGCCGTCGATGAGATCGATCCCTGCGGTATCTATTTCGGCACGACTGGCGGACAGGTCTATGGCTCGGCCGATGGCGGCGACAGTTGGGAGCCGATCGTGAGGGACTTGCCGGCGGTGCTTTCCGTAGAGGTGCAGACACTCCCATAA
- a CDS encoding MoaD/ThiS family protein codes for MIRVVLPAHLRTLTRVDSKVRLDIDGPVPQRTVLDTLEASYPMLRGTIRNHVTKQRRPFIRFSACEQDRSDELPDTPLPEALVARAEPLLIVGAMARG; via the coding sequence ATGATTCGGGTCGTACTGCCGGCGCACTTGCGCACGCTCACCCGAGTGGACAGCAAGGTCAGGTTGGATATCGATGGTCCGGTGCCGCAACGGACGGTCCTCGATACGCTTGAAGCCAGCTACCCGATGTTGCGAGGAACCATCCGCAACCACGTGACGAAACAGCGACGACCATTCATCCGTTTTTCCGCATGTGAACAAGACCGATCAGATGAACTACCGGATACTCCCCTCCCCGAGGCACTCGTGGCAAGGGCAGAACCATTGTTAATCGTCGGCGCGATGGCGAGGGGGTGA
- a CDS encoding sigma 54-interacting transcriptional regulator — MEERYRTLLEVAEAISVHRDLKELFRDLAQRLPRVVSFEYIGLILHDPLRNVMRSHILETNQPEPVQDGLELPVEESASAWVLRNQQHLVMPCLEEETRFPKVVAFLRELNVQSGCFLPLTTAVRRLGVIGFGSMTPHAFGDSELEFLNQVAKLVAVAVDDVLNYQEAQTSQQQLAHERDRLRLLLEVTKSIASHRDLGELFHDLAQRLPQVVPFDFINAVLHESARDLMRLWLLVTSIPSSISPGIEIPVDESPGGLVWKTQQPLTVDDIAQEHRFPKLMAMFRENGVQSFCVVPLTTAQRRLGAMGFGSLQKKAYQEPEITFMQQVANQVAVAVDNVLHEESALSSQQQLEHERDRQRLLLEVNNAVVAHLDLDALFVAVSTCLRKVIQHDGSSLLLCDEETGEWRIHVLDFQKNESFVEEGTIEESPESPSCLAINTGKAALFREQDLKEMATSSPCAQDLLDRGVKSFCSLPLLAHKRTLGALNVGRRRDDGFTSEDVELLSQVAQQVSIAVENALAYKQIAQLKDKLTEEKLYLEEEIQTDYNFEEIVGESRALKQVLKQVQTVASTDSTVLILGETGCGKELVARALHNLSTRRERTFVKLNCAAIPTGLLESELFGHEKGAFTGAIATKVGRFELADRGTLFLDEVGEIPLELQVKLLRVLQEQEFERLGGTRTIRTNVRVVAATNRDLAQMVEEQKFRSDLYYRLKVFPVTVPPLRERRDDIPLLVRHFAQKFAQRMKKHVETIPSEAMKALQNYSWPGNVRELENFVERAVILTHGSDLYISLAELKPTPSHVENSAAITLEQAEREHILRTLRESSWIIGGTTGAAAKLGMKRTTLQSKMQKLGIARPR; from the coding sequence ATGGAAGAACGCTATCGCACCTTGCTTGAGGTGGCGGAAGCGATTTCCGTGCATCGTGACCTGAAAGAACTCTTTCGCGACCTGGCTCAACGACTACCTCGCGTCGTATCATTCGAATATATTGGACTCATTTTGCACGACCCGTTGCGTAATGTGATGAGAAGTCACATTCTCGAAACTAACCAGCCTGAGCCGGTCCAGGACGGCCTTGAGCTGCCGGTGGAGGAATCCGCCTCAGCCTGGGTACTCAGAAACCAGCAGCATCTGGTGATGCCATGTCTAGAGGAAGAAACCCGTTTCCCCAAAGTCGTCGCGTTCTTGCGAGAACTGAACGTACAATCCGGCTGTTTTCTGCCGCTGACGACGGCGGTACGCAGATTAGGAGTGATCGGATTCGGAAGTATGACCCCGCACGCCTTCGGGGACTCAGAACTTGAATTCTTGAACCAGGTGGCCAAACTGGTCGCGGTGGCAGTTGACGATGTCTTAAATTATCAAGAAGCACAGACGTCCCAGCAGCAATTGGCCCACGAACGCGACCGGTTGCGACTTCTCCTGGAAGTGACGAAATCCATTGCGTCACATCGCGACCTGGGAGAACTCTTCCACGATCTCGCGCAGCGGCTCCCTCAGGTCGTTCCCTTCGATTTTATCAACGCTGTCTTGCACGAATCCGCGCGCGATCTTATGCGCCTCTGGCTTCTGGTGACCTCGATACCGAGCTCGATCAGCCCCGGAATCGAGATTCCTGTCGACGAATCTCCCGGCGGATTGGTGTGGAAAACCCAACAGCCGCTAACGGTGGACGACATCGCGCAAGAGCACCGTTTCCCGAAGTTAATGGCAATGTTCCGAGAGAACGGCGTCCAGTCCTTTTGTGTGGTACCGCTCACGACGGCACAGCGGCGTCTAGGCGCCATGGGATTTGGAAGCTTGCAGAAGAAAGCCTACCAAGAACCCGAGATCACCTTTATGCAGCAAGTGGCAAACCAGGTAGCCGTCGCCGTAGACAATGTGCTGCACGAGGAAAGTGCTCTGTCCTCTCAGCAGCAGTTGGAGCATGAACGCGACCGGCAACGGCTGCTGTTGGAAGTGAACAATGCCGTGGTCGCACATCTGGACCTCGACGCCCTCTTCGTGGCCGTCAGTACCTGCTTGAGAAAAGTGATTCAGCACGACGGGTCCAGCCTGCTGCTTTGCGACGAGGAGACCGGCGAATGGCGTATCCATGTGTTGGATTTTCAGAAGAATGAAAGTTTCGTCGAGGAAGGAACCATTGAGGAGAGTCCGGAATCCCCGTCCTGCCTCGCCATTAACACTGGTAAAGCCGCGTTATTTAGGGAACAGGACCTGAAAGAAATGGCGACCTCTTCACCTTGCGCGCAAGACCTGCTTGATCGCGGGGTGAAATCGTTCTGCTCCCTGCCGCTCCTTGCGCACAAACGCACGCTCGGGGCATTGAACGTGGGGCGACGAAGGGATGACGGCTTTACATCGGAGGACGTCGAGTTGCTCAGCCAGGTCGCTCAGCAAGTCTCCATCGCAGTCGAGAACGCCTTGGCGTATAAACAAATCGCCCAGTTGAAGGACAAGTTAACGGAAGAAAAACTGTACCTTGAAGAAGAAATTCAGACGGATTACAACTTTGAGGAAATTGTCGGCGAGAGCCGTGCCCTCAAGCAGGTTCTCAAACAAGTCCAAACGGTCGCCTCCACGGATTCCACCGTCCTGATTCTTGGTGAAACAGGCTGCGGGAAAGAGCTCGTCGCCCGCGCGCTCCACAATCTGAGCACCCGGCGAGAACGCACGTTCGTGAAACTGAATTGCGCCGCGATCCCGACCGGCCTACTCGAAAGCGAATTATTCGGGCACGAAAAAGGGGCCTTTACCGGTGCGATTGCGACCAAGGTCGGCCGGTTTGAATTGGCCGACCGGGGAACGCTTTTCCTCGACGAGGTTGGAGAAATTCCCCTAGAACTTCAGGTCAAGCTTCTCCGGGTGCTTCAGGAGCAGGAATTCGAACGGCTGGGTGGCACTCGCACCATTCGCACGAATGTGCGGGTCGTCGCGGCCACGAATCGCGACCTCGCCCAAATGGTAGAAGAACAGAAGTTTCGCAGCGATCTCTACTACCGGCTCAAGGTCTTCCCGGTCACCGTTCCGCCGCTTCGGGAGCGTCGGGATGACATTCCGTTGTTGGTCCGACACTTCGCGCAGAAATTCGCCCAACGGATGAAGAAACACGTTGAGACGATTCCATCCGAGGCCATGAAGGCGCTCCAGAATTATTCCTGGCCGGGCAACGTACGTGAACTGGAAAACTTCGTCGAGCGCGCCGTCATCCTGACGCATGGATCGGATCTCTACATATCGCTGGCTGAATTGAAGCCGACGCCGAGCCACGTGGAGAATTCCGCGGCGATCACCCTCGAACAGGCCGAGCGCGAGCATATTCTCAGGACCCTGCGCGAGTCGAGCTGGATCATCGGTGGGACGACAGGTGCCGCAGCAAAGCTCGGCATGAAACGGACCACCCTCCAATCCAAGATGCAGAAGCTCGGGATTGCCCGCCCTCGCTGA
- a CDS encoding MBL fold metallo-hydrolase, whose protein sequence is MNRSIVILALLGTLVLGSVAIVRAPSSGAQSHLPADTVHPELAYLKQVNQWRPPSDPQLLFLLMQQFANTGRHVEGIAYFEDVLNRFASRLTDNQKAQYLVAIAFLRAGHAHDVFLFKRFGWVRDTLALLDEAKRLTKSELFIARWMSGVVRARIPDFFGERDTALADLLWCVEHMDAAPHRNWLREVYAQLAALARQRGDNTEAERYQTLSGVSAEYNGPVFTTPFAEDPSNGHTFMSRSIREVIPGTVYCLSGFEFTEYYFVVSMDRQELIAIDAGTRPDTARAAYEALRNQVPSLPPLTTVFVTHAHWDHVGGHRYFRSLNPAVRFYGRSNYQEELSYDALGDPTMLQRFFGEKFQLNDVLTYKPDVLIDGPRDVVIGETHFRLTPTSGGETTDALLVYMPDEGVLFVGDILMPYLGAPFVPEGSVDGLVEAINQVNLLKPRYLLHGHEPLTRLFSSTAMLDDLRIQLTWLRDEVLRAMKAGTERGVIQQANLIPPTLANSGSDVHLAYLVIRENMINRLFQQYSGYWQNGLRGLDMLTDADHGAALVDYFGLSDSQLAAAAERMMKDGRHELAANYLRWAQTKLPDSPRLNESRRSAYLKLMEKYQEFNPFKLIVYGGEINQPIVQLNEPAGSQ, encoded by the coding sequence ATGAACCGCTCCATTGTGATATTAGCCCTTCTGGGCACCTTAGTTTTAGGCTCCGTCGCCATCGTTCGCGCTCCCTCATCGGGTGCCCAATCGCACCTACCGGCTGATACCGTCCATCCCGAACTGGCCTATTTGAAACAGGTCAATCAATGGCGGCCACCTTCCGATCCTCAATTACTGTTCCTTTTGATGCAGCAGTTCGCCAATACCGGACGCCATGTCGAAGGCATCGCATATTTTGAAGACGTCTTGAATCGCTTTGCCTCCAGGCTGACCGATAACCAAAAGGCTCAATACCTTGTAGCAATAGCCTTCCTTCGCGCCGGTCATGCTCACGATGTCTTTCTATTCAAACGATTCGGCTGGGTGCGCGACACACTGGCTCTGCTTGACGAAGCGAAGCGACTCACTAAGAGCGAGTTGTTCATCGCGCGATGGATGTCCGGCGTGGTCAGGGCGAGGATTCCCGACTTCTTTGGTGAGCGCGATACCGCACTGGCCGACCTGCTCTGGTGTGTAGAACACATGGACGCCGCCCCGCACCGAAACTGGTTGCGCGAGGTCTATGCGCAATTGGCCGCATTGGCTCGCCAACGCGGCGACAACACAGAGGCGGAACGGTACCAAACCCTGAGTGGTGTCAGCGCTGAGTACAATGGTCCGGTGTTCACCACCCCCTTCGCCGAAGATCCGTCCAATGGCCACACGTTCATGTCACGTTCCATACGAGAAGTCATTCCCGGCACAGTGTATTGCCTGTCCGGCTTCGAGTTCACGGAATACTACTTTGTGGTCTCGATGGATCGACAGGAATTGATCGCCATTGATGCCGGAACACGTCCCGACACCGCGCGTGCAGCCTATGAAGCGCTACGAAACCAAGTTCCATCACTCCCTCCTCTGACCACGGTCTTCGTCACTCACGCACACTGGGACCACGTGGGCGGGCATCGGTATTTCCGCAGCCTCAATCCAGCTGTGCGCTTCTATGGTCGAAGCAACTATCAAGAAGAGCTCTCGTATGACGCGTTAGGCGATCCTACGATGCTGCAGCGTTTCTTCGGCGAGAAATTCCAACTCAATGACGTGCTCACCTACAAACCCGATGTCCTGATCGATGGCCCACGTGATGTGGTGATCGGCGAGACTCACTTTCGTTTGACACCGACCAGCGGTGGGGAGACCACCGATGCTTTACTCGTGTACATGCCGGACGAGGGCGTGCTTTTCGTGGGTGACATTCTCATGCCGTATCTGGGGGCCCCGTTCGTCCCAGAAGGAAGCGTCGACGGTCTCGTCGAGGCGATCAACCAGGTCAACCTGCTGAAGCCTCGATATCTGTTACACGGGCATGAGCCACTGACGCGACTATTCTCATCCACGGCCATGTTGGACGACTTACGCATTCAACTGACGTGGTTGCGTGATGAAGTGTTGCGTGCCATGAAGGCCGGTACGGAACGTGGCGTGATCCAACAGGCCAACTTGATCCCACCCACACTTGCGAACAGTGGATCGGATGTACACCTCGCCTATCTTGTGATCCGAGAAAACATGATCAATCGTCTATTCCAGCAGTACAGCGGCTATTGGCAAAACGGCTTGCGAGGATTGGACATGCTGACGGACGCGGACCATGGCGCGGCACTGGTGGACTACTTCGGGCTCTCCGACTCACAGCTTGCCGCCGCGGCCGAACGCATGATGAAGGACGGCAGGCATGAGCTGGCCGCAAACTACCTCCGATGGGCACAGACAAAGTTACCCGACAGTCCTCGATTGAACGAGTCCCGTCGATCGGCCTATCTCAAACTTATGGAGAAGTACCAGGAATTCAACCCATTCAAGCTGATTGTCTATGGCGGTGAGATCAATCAACCTATCGTGCAACTAAATGAGCCGGCCGGGTCACAGTAA